The following DNA comes from Rosa rugosa chromosome 5, drRosRugo1.1, whole genome shotgun sequence.
aagtaaaaggtgcctgggctaaagacttccacaattttgtatggaccttcccaagttgggcggagttttgttggcggtggaatgacttccttcattacccagtcccccaattggaggttccgggctttgactctggcgttgtagaaacgcgatacccgctgcttgttttgcaagttgcgcaaatgggcctcgtgtcgtttttcctccagGAGGTCCTTGTCTAGGTTGACGCCGttgctgttggtctctgggcagtagccttcgaccctagcagtaggttgagttacctcaacaggtaggacagcctctgttccgaacatcatacaaaaaggtttcgtcggtggcggaagttggagttgtcctgatggcccatagaacttctggaagcttctccgcccacaagcccttggcgttgtcgagtttctttttcagcagcttcttgattatcttgtttgctgcttcgacctggcctttggtttgggggtgggcgacagacgcaaaactcaacttggtgccaaggttggcggtgaaagatatgagctctttgttgttgaactgtgtgccgttgtctgtgatgattgtatgtgggacaccatagcggcagtagatgttcttccagaggaagtgaattaccttggcggtagttattgccgtcagtggctctgcctctatccacttgctgttgtagtcgatagcaacaatgatatatttgaactggcccttggcggtttggaattttcccatcaagtcgaggccccacgtagagtgaacccatgggccgatgatgattgacagcggctctgctggcgcatgtgggagatcagcatactgTTGGCATTGGTGGCAAGACCGAGATAtctgccgggcgtcatcaccgagtgtgggccaaaagtatccttgtcgcattgtgcggttggccagggatctggcgcccgagtggtttcctcattctccgccgtggatccttgccagcacgacctttccctcctcaggggttaaacagcggaggttggggtgggtgaaccctTGGCAgtagagcttgccattctggatgttgtagtgggttgctctccgcttgagctgtcgcgccttgactttgtcctccggcaatgtcccgttacgcttgtattcgataatctcgtccatcgagctgggattgacctcgatgctgaagatctccgccagggtctttgtgatacttggcctgtcaaggcattccacccttgtgtccgcttgactttgatgtggttgggcggttgccagtctcgccagtgaatcagccttggcgttcttttccctggggatttgtgtgatggtgtgaaatttgaattttttgagcagcgtcttgacgtaccccaaatatgccgctaactgttggtccttagcttggaagctgtcgttgacctggttaacgactaattgagagtcgctgaatatgttgacgctgtcagcacctgagtcgatggcaaggagtaggccggcgatgagtgcttcgtactccgccatattgtttgaagctttgaagttgaatttcaacgcgtactccgcgttcagtcccccgggtcctgttaagatgactccggcgccgctggccttggcgctagtggagccgtccacatgcaggttccaatctgagtgTGGGGGAGCTGCttcttcagcggttaccatttctgttcggggctctgtctcggtaccgggttctggctgacgctcggtgagttcagcgatgaagtctgccaccgcctggcctttcatggcggttcttggcttgtaatctatgtcgaactcgctgagctcaatggcccacttgctgaggcgtcccgaatgttcagggttctgcattacctgcctcagcggttgattggttaacacatagattgtgtgggcctgcaagtactggcggcaacgatgagtgcgagagctagttgctccaagggaggataccttgtttctgctccgttcatgcctcggccggcgtagaacactgggagttcatcctggccctcccgccggacaatagcgcagcttaccgctgacactgataccgctaggtatataaacagtgtctctccttgcacagggatagagaggagtgggactgccgctaagtattccttcaggccctggaacgccgcctgacactctgggttccagttgatgactttcttgtgagtcgttttgaggagcttgaaaaatggggcacacttattagtgagtctggagatgaatcgagaaagggcggttaacttgccctggaggcactggacgtgcaccttatactcaggatCCGCCAGgtcgaggatggcttgtaccttgtccgggttagcctcgatgcctcgctcgctgacgatataacccagaaacttgctggcggtgacacCAAAaaagcatttttctgggttgaggcgcataccataggctaggagaatggttactatgatcttgagatttgccacatgtccgctggcttttaagcttttgaccaacatgtcgtccacgtagacctcgattatttttccgagatgttccgcgaacatggcgttcatcagtcgttgataagttgcaccggcgttcttcagaccgaaaggcatcaaattgtagcagtagaggcccttgtcggtggtgaaggtggtgcactcctggtcgccgggatgcatcttgatctgattatagctggagaaagcgtccatcatgctaaggagctcgtGTCTGGCGGTTGcgtcaaccagttgatcaatgcgaggtagtgggaagctatcctttgggcatgccttgttgagatttttgaagtcgacacacatcctccACTTTCctctgggcttcttgaccatgaccaagttagaaatccactgggggtagatgacttggcggatgaacccaatgccctggagcttggcaacctcttctcctattgcccggtacttttcctcatcaaaggccctccgcttctgtttgatgggaaaaaaggatggtttgatggtcaacttgtgtgtgatgatttcaggagagatacctggaatgtccgcgtatgaccatgcaaagacggcagcattgtcacgtaggaattgagtgagttccgccgctacctctgggtctagccgggcgcctatgcggactgtccgctcagggtgctcgtccgagatgcagacaaccttcaacgacgtttccgggttgaccggctctttctttacatacttcttctcctcatctctaggatcctcgAAGATATCTGGTGGCGGTGactgattacccaccgtcaggatttcatggcggcgcgttgaccgcgctatagtcgttgaatagcattctcgtgccaactgctgacttcccctcacacagcccgtgccgttgggtgtagggaacttcatgagaagcatgtatccggcgatgatgcacttgagcttgttgagtgccggccgcccaatgatggcgttgtacgagctGAAACAGTCGACTactatgaactctgtatgtatctccgccatgcatggactagtgccaataaccagtcgcatatAGTCTGACTCCAGCGATTGCGTGACGtccccggagaagctgagcagtggctcgtgatcctggagtagtttcttgttccgcttgagatggtcgtagcaaccgcggaagatgacgttgacagcggacccgctatccaccaggattctccccactgaaaatctgccaagaatggcgtcgaccaagaatgggtcgtcatggggtaaatgcactccgcgctcctcctcctctgagaaggtaataggttcccaacctgaccttGGGAGTTTCGCGGacctttcgtagcggatgttgcagacttcctttgggtgattaacgcgtgcatagcgcttccttgccctgtgggacatgctagtgattggggcaccgccgttgatggtgttgatgcagcccaaagtctcaacattggcgatcacaggtggtggttggcgcaccttgaactgctccatcttgccgtcacggtacaaggtctcaatggccattttgagagcgttgcagctgttggtattgtgaccgctgtcctcgtgatATTTGCACCACTTtccggtgtttcttggttttcccatttttgggtatcttggtgagggtggcggtgggatttgatccttgcattgattgtatatctcctcatacgaggctgtgaggactgtaaacactgcataccgctgagaggactccgcctgtttgttgcggttatccccatgggttgggcggttgcccttgttgtagtgttggtccctctgccgcttgttctggtggtggccctgctgccactccctcttcttgtcagttggcggcgctGAAGGGGTTTTGTTAGCgatttcctgatgactggaggatggctgtgttgactttgttggtgttgctggtggcggtggggtttctccatatgtgatgaattccgcctgggcgtgaatgaccgcctcactcatgacgtgatcatatgccgcatttggatgattgtagttgaggtgatagaggaatggccccttgagaagtccctgcttgaaggccgccgatgccattgttttgtctaggtcgcggcactgagacgctgccgctcgccaccttgtgacaaatgccttcagtgattccgcctcctgctccaacattagttgggggatgggcggtggtcccatccccaatagttcaggtgagtccagcggtacctgcatctgtatgactggacCCGGTACCAATGTGCTGGTGCCGGGCctactacgcctggtgctgcgtgattgctcgctctgcgctggattggcggtggcctccagcgttttcttcagttcttcaaaacgtgacatcagcgtagccacttgtctttgggcctcagccttttctctgcgctcctcctcacgctttctgtttgccttgtggaggtccgccagtgctagctcgtacatagtggtgagatcttggcccggtgggcggctgctgcttggatttgcctcaccgccggggttgttgGCTGGGGTGGTGAATAGTGCGcagttaacgcctaccgctgggtcgggggGTTGGGGAGTGGTGaactggtctgcctgctcttcagcatttcccccgctaccgctagtcatggtgattgtggtgggatgacttTTTGTTCAAGGactcccacagacggcgccaatgttaatgtctaaaagttcagcggtagctaaacctttgttaacgctgatccggtgggcggatcaatacttgtgacgttctcaaagcttctgctacctgtcaagtaaaatacagagggcgtcagagggagaccgcgctaggcggtcttcgactctccgatgcctaaattagtcaatgtatttatgttgacaaagtaacagtaggtaagtattaaatgcgtaattaatgaggagagaggagagaaccttttataggtgaggaggaggaggttctcctctttgttttcgatgtggaactgatgtgcttcagtccccagctctgggagctactgatgctattttggcacggcgcgtggcggcgcgttggcggtgatctgggggtgatccgaggctcaggtcgttacccgcctggctgtgtatctgcatgttattcatttggcgggaattagtacctctggcggtacaatgagcgtagcccattatagctaattatgcttgtaaatgtacatgtatgtacacccTCTCTTTGAGATAATGGCACATGCatatggtgtgtgtgtgtgtgtatatatatatatcatatattgtTTCTAGTTCTGAACTTGCCATGTGTAGTAGAACTAGTCTAGGTTGAACACTGAAACTTTTATGAATTTCCTCGACTTACTTCGTTCAGGAGTGTTCAATTTAGAGGAAATGATCGAGTGAGTCTTTGGAACTAAACCTCTAGAGCATGATCAATGGAGTTGATAAGAGTCATAAGACCTACACCGAGGGTATCCATGTCTGAATTCCTTGTCTGTTCCAGAGCAGTAAAGACGCACACATTGATCAATATGTTAGAAATAAAAGGAGAGGTACGCAAAAAGCCTTACACTTGAACTGATCTTTTGGTTGAAATCATGTTTTAGCTTGGCTTAATTTAGATCTGCTAGTAACATCCAATAAGTGGGCTGCTTATAAATTGCTCAAGATTGTATTTGGTAATTGGACCTACTCTGCACTCATGTTTGTAGCCTTTGATTTTTGATTGTTTCTCTTTTTGTAGGTAAAAATCCTTATGCAATGTCTGTATTAGGTTGAGTTGCGAAGGAACTCGATGCTCCAGATATGGCTGATACAATAGGTAATTacttttttttgggtgaattAGTTAGCTAGTTGTTAATAATGGATTTTATTAACAATGGAACTTCTGTGTGTATTCAGAGCAGGTGGATTATGTACTTCATTAGCAAGCAAGGTTGGACACACCATGGATTTCATTCAGTTTTTCCATGCATAATCAGAGACACCTCAAGAGGGTTTGGTCTCTTTGCAGCTTTGGTAGCATAGTGAATCCCAGTCCTCTTCTCCAGTCAATTGTCACTATCCCATTCGCGATTGTAATGGATTCTGTTTCACAAGTTTACTTCCAATGTGAGTGCACAGTTGGTCTTTGTTCTGTTTATCTTTAGAAATAATACTGGGAAAGAAAAATTTGCCAACTAAAGGCAGCCTTTGTTCAACCAGGTTTTCCAGACCTTCTGGATTCTATGTTGGATTCAATGGTGTACCCTTTTCTGATAAGTCGCTGTTGCGGGGTTTCTTAACATTCGTTTGGTGTGCCCAATCCCATTTGGTTTGAATGCAAGCAGTTGTATGAACATCTAGAGTTGTATAAACCTAGATAGCCTAGATTACCTATACATTACTGAATTGAAttcttccttttattttcttggCATAAGTTTGTATCTTTCTGAAACTTTAGTAAATGTGTAATAGTATTTGTTGTCTTTCATCCATGTTTTTGGTGCAGATTTTCAATATATTGGTAATGATTGCTACCTTTGTGATGTTTGTACTCACAGATTGGACTTTGTCCATGACAAGATGTGGCAGTCTGCAATTGTTTATGTAAGCGATGAAAGGACTCTCAACTCCTTAAATAAGGAGCCTATTCTTCTGTACAAACTCCTTTGAAAGCACTCCAGCAGTGACCACTTCTGATGGCTTTGTATTGaatatgatttattattgttgTGCATAAACCATTTTTGGGTGCTGGCCTTGCTTCGTGGTTAACGCACATTTGTCCTTCTCTTAGGTATCTTGAGCTTAAAATGGACAGTCTTGCTGCAGAATAGGTCTGCAAGAAAACCATTTTTGGGTGCTGGCCTTGCTTCGTGGTTAACGCACATTTGTCCTTCTCTTAGGTATCTTGAGCTTAAAATGGACAGTCTTGCTGCAGAATAGGTCTGCAAGGAAAGTCCTTTCTCTGGAAACTACAAAGTCAAGTCTGGTTATCATTGCCTCAGAACTTCACTCGAACTTTCCACTTCTACTGGAGCTTCTACTTCCCACCAAATTTGTGACAAAGTTTGGAGATCAATTTGGTCCACCCCGGTTGTCCCAAAAATTCAACAATTTCTTTGGAGAGCAGCTACCAACTCATTACCTATCATGTGGAACCTTTTTAGAAGGAAGGTGATTCCCTCCCCCATTTGCAAACTTTGTGGCAAAATTCCTGAGACAGTTGAACACTGCCTTCTTCTGTGTCCTTGGACAGAACGTGTCTGGTTTGGTTGTTCACTCGGGTACATCCCCCACAAATCAAGCATCACAACATTTGATTCTTGGTGGCTAAAGATGGTAGATGGCTTCACTGATCATGATTCAAACACCTTTCTCTCTAAGCTCTCTTATCAGTTATTCGAAATTTGGAAATCTCGCTGTGCATCAGTGTTTAGAGATACTCTGCCCAACCCAGACTCCACGATTTCCATTGCTAATTTTGGGACACTAGAATTCCTTGAAGCGAAATCAACAATCAATGAGCCAAACTCTATTCCTGCTGCTCCAACTCATGCACAAACATGTCAGTTCCTAATGATCCCTTTGTCAAGCTCAATACTGATGGAGCTTGGGATAAGTCTTCTCTTAGAAGTGGTCTGGGAATCATTATCAGAAATAGTGCTGGTAACTTTGTAGCAGGTGCTAGTATTTCTACCCTTTCTAACTCAGCAATTGAAGCAGAAGCCTTAGCCATTGTCCAAGGTCTAACTCTGGCTACAAAGATTAATCTCCAAAATGTCCAAGTTGAGAGCGACTGCAAGGAAATCATTGATTCCCTTTCGTACATTAGGGAATGCAGCAACTGGAGACTTACACCGTTCCTTGACAGATTCCACTGCCTTGTGACTAAGTTTCAGTGTGTTTCTTGGTCATGGATCCCCCGTGAAGCTAACCGTTCAGCAGATGCTGCGGCAATGCTAGCTAAACAGAGGATATGTTTGGAAGAATGGATCAATCTTCCCCCGACCTCTCTTTTATCAGTTCTCAGAAGTGATGGCCTTCCTGGACCACCATCTGGAATTACTTGATGTTATCTAAATTATTCATATTTGGGACTTTCGTTTGTTTTTTTCCCATTGTTTTACTTGTACTCTGCAACCTTGCCTTTGGCTTATGAATGAATATttcttcaaccaaaaaaaaaaaaaaaggaaagccCTTCGAAATTGGATTGCTGAACTCCAGCAAAGAGTTTGGAGTCTTAATGCGTGGGCTGTCTTCCAGAAACTCTAGAACCTTGAATTTGTTCGTTCAAGGTTAAAGAATCCTGTATTGTTAAATCTGCTTCAGGCCTGTCCTAATCTGACCACATGGTTGATTTAGAAAAACACATGCGACTCTGGAGTCTGGAGTCCCAAACTAACATAACAGGTGTCCAATGTTGTTGTGGCAATAAGCAAGGAAGCACCTCTTTATGAAGGTAGAAATTACCTCTACATGAAATGCAAGTATTGGAGATAGGTCTATGGGCAAGGGCACTAtgtaaaatatttttatttttagcaagAACCATACTAGGCTCATTGGAATGTCATATGTAGAAATCCAAAATCACTTTCATggattagagcatctccaacagtttCCTCATACttatccctattttagagaaagtgaagaaagagaaaacaaaaatctCTATATTTagagcaaactctaaaattatacgaagTTAACTTTTTGAAGGTTTTATtactttctctcttctcttttcaaTTAACACTAATTTTcattgttaattatttgattacattttcatatataaaaagtattatcatatttaattataaataataaattataGAGAAACTGTTGGAATTATGAAGAAAAATTATAGTGATTTTATCTTTTGAGTCTATATAATAAGGATTTTACATAAAGCTGTTAGATGCTCAACTACAATATCCAATCATCCTGCATTTCATTTGTCATAAGAGATTTTCACAACAACACCCTACCTAAAATGTTTCATATTCAACTGTAACTTCTAGCACTATCCAATTGGGTTAAAGTGTTAGTAAAGAACGATCCAAACATCATACAAAAGCAAACTGACGAAGTTCCCAAACCCCTAAAAATCCATTGATCCATATTCTTCTCAAATCCATCACATCTAAATTCAAGCAACAGAGCAAAAGAATTAAAAATTGGCAAAACCCCAAAAATACTGTTTAAGTCTACAgaataaccaaaaaaataaaaaagtctgCAGAATAACCAAACACAATAACTTCAAAATCCCCCTAGCTGTGATCTATTcaacaaaacaaagaacttcTTCTAACAATCTAAGTAACACTAACCCCCCACCACTACAACAATCCTACTATCTCCTAAACTACACTAAAATTAGCAGTAAAAACTAAACAAGCAAAATGACTATTCCACAAGAGCCTAACCTGTATCCTCAGGCTTCACAACCATCCCCATTCCATACTTTTGCTTCCTCATCTCCAATACCTTCCTGTGGGAGTTCGAATGCATCTCGTTCGAGAACGTCGGGCTACTCGCAGGGCGGTACTCGGGGCAAAGCCGCCCTGACTTGTACCTCACCCCACAGGCATTACACAAGGTTTTGGGTCCAACGGGACCCGCCCGCCATTGCGGTGTCTGATCAGTCCCGCAATGCAGGCACTTTCTCCCAATATCCAGCTTGCTGGCACTGACACTGGCACTGTGACTCCTGCTGGGTTTGCTCTCAATCGGTTGGTTCCAAAATAGCTGCTGCGCAGGAATTTCACTCCGCCTGCGGCGGCCTTTGGTTCGCGCTCGGTGGGGCGGCTTTAGCCCCCCACACGAGCTCATGAGGGAGGCGCTGCTGCTGTTTGTGCTGTTCTCCAGCACCGAGACAGGGCTCTGGTGCTTGGCAATCGCAATGCCGCCCACCTGCTCCGAGAGAATGAACGTTTCCACCGCCGGGAACGCGTCCTTGTTCGATATCCATTCCAGCTCTTCTTCTGCTTCCTCCTGCCAAAATCAACCGAAATTAAGAAACCCAGTGAGTCGACTCGGTACTCGGTCGGGGTTTTAGAGTTGACTCAGTGTCGGGGGACAGGGGTAacaacaaaaaaaccaaaaaccaaaaactcgCCACGTTGTACGTTGATGTTAGGGTTGGATAAGATTGTCTTTTCACACTGGGGAGTGGCATTATCAAATTAGTGTTTGACAgtttgagaaagagagagaaagtgaaagtggaaaaataaaatttcgGTGGGAATCTGTAACGGCACATCTAATATGGGCCAGAACACACCAGCTCACAACGATAAAGACCCAATCCACATAATTTCCTTTTTCCATAAATACCCTTCTCCTAAAACCCACCAACCCAATTTCAAGGGGCAAAACCGTCATTACAAACAAAACAGTAAGGCCTGCACCAATCAGAAGGCAAGCCACCAGAACCATACCGGACTCGCCCCAGTCAACTCGGCCCGAACCCGACCGGGTCGACACGTGGCCGGCGGCCGTGAGACGCCGGCCGGGTCAGAACCAGACTCGGTCCATTTACGACGACTCCGTTAAGCCCTAAAAACAAAGCCAGAAAATGGGTGGGTGGGGTCGGACTTACAGTTGCGATTAACGGACGGCTAGGATCATCGGGCCGGCCGTCGTGGTCGCCCACGTCGGACAAGAAGTTACGGAGGTCGTCGACGAGACAGGACGCTGGGTCAAGTGGCACcatttctagagagagaaaacagaaaCGGGTTTgagggttttagagagagaaagtgagagtgagagagaaggGAAGGGTTTCTGAGAGAAGACTATATTATCGTAATCACGATGGGATGGTGGCTTTGGAGAGTTTTATG
Coding sequences within:
- the LOC133708190 gene encoding GATA transcription factor 1 codes for the protein MVPLDPASCLVDDLRNFLSDVGDHDGRPDDPSRPLIATEEAEEELEWISNKDAFPAVETFILSEQVGGIAIAKHQSPVSVLENSTNSSSASLMSSCGGLKPPHRARTKGRRRRSEIPAQQLFWNQPIESKPSRSHSASVSASKLDIGRKCLHCGTDQTPQWRAGPVGPKTLCNACGVRYKSGRLCPEYRPASSPTFSNEMHSNSHRKVLEMRKQKYGMGMVVKPEDTG